One genomic segment of Bombus vancouverensis nearcticus chromosome 11, iyBomVanc1_principal, whole genome shotgun sequence includes these proteins:
- the LOC143303363 gene encoding uncharacterized protein LOC143303363 isoform X1 produces the protein MLSVKINIMNATWVIIIYIYAYVLVDSKSIWFRGWRTGALQFYGADCYSLDYKNFFRDESDYCNDHAWEDFLQRFKMLSGFLVKRLDNTYMYFHPSFREWLMNSPSVLHTHTKIVNILLFRCCVTYLDRSHNIIRFFDMPWILTTAAFYYGCLQSSYICGHKAGCCTWCSANREP, from the exons atgttatcagtgaaaataaatattatgaatgctacttgggttataattatatacatatatgcatacgtattg gtggatagcaaaagtatttggtttcgtgggtggcgtacaggtgccttacagttctacggtgcggattgctattccttggactataaaaatttctttcgagatgagtcagattattgtaacgatcatgcatgggaggattttctgcagagattcaaaatgctctctggattcctcgtgaaacgtctggacaacacctacatgtacttccatccgtcgttcagagaatggttgatgaattcgccatccgttctgcacacacatacaaaaatagttaat attctgctctttcgatgctgcgtcacttacctggatcgttcccacaacatcatccgattctttgatatgccttggatacttactacggctgccttctactatggctgccttcaatcgtcttatatctgtggtcataaag ctggctgttgtacatggtgttccgcaaacagggagccataa
- the LOC143303363 gene encoding uncharacterized protein LOC143303363 isoform X2 — MMLYYIALAIICMCDEFFNMAARVSLCWLLYMVFRKQGAITYFARKPSRMMITCSQGVHYLYYSTNSVTPPFDLSTI, encoded by the exons atgatgctgtattacattgcattggctattatttgtatgtgcgacgaatttttcaacatggccgctcgcgtgtctctttg ctggctgttgtacatggtgttccgcaaacagggagccataacctattttgcacgtaaaccttctcgtatgatgattacttgttcacaag gtgttcactatctgtattattcgacgaacagtgtcacacctccttttgatttatccacaatatag